In Streptomyces sp. NBC_00433, a single genomic region encodes these proteins:
- a CDS encoding FAD-binding protein gives MQSNWARNLTFSAAEVRRPATVAELRSLVAAGRRAKALGSAHSFSDIADTDGTLIELSGLPPEIDIDTAARTVRVAAGVRYAELAAHLHAGGFALPNMASLPHISVGGSVATGTHGSGDANGGLATSVSGIDLVTADGGIHTMSRAADGDTFDGAVVALGALGIVTHLTLDLRPAFEIRQRVLTGLELADATANFDAITSAAYSVSLFTDWRGPRFTQVWLKQLADAPDADFPWAKPADAKMHPVPGVDPVHCTDQFDVPGPWHERLPHFRPGFTPSSGEELQSEYLVPRSHAVAALTALGALRETIAPVLQVCEIRTVAADRLWLSPAYGRDTVALHFTWIKDTARVLPVLAAIEGALAPYEPRPHWGKVFTTAPAEVRARYPRMADFRSLAAATDPAHTFSNAFLDRMLHA, from the coding sequence ATGCAAAGCAACTGGGCGAGGAACCTGACCTTCTCCGCGGCCGAAGTACGCCGCCCCGCCACCGTCGCGGAGCTGCGGTCGCTGGTCGCCGCCGGCCGCCGCGCCAAAGCGCTCGGCAGCGCCCACTCCTTCAGCGACATCGCCGACACCGACGGCACCCTGATCGAACTGTCCGGGCTGCCGCCCGAGATCGACATCGACACCGCGGCCCGCACCGTCCGGGTCGCCGCCGGTGTGCGCTACGCGGAACTGGCGGCACACCTGCACGCCGGCGGCTTCGCGCTGCCCAACATGGCGTCCCTGCCGCACATCTCCGTCGGCGGCTCCGTCGCCACCGGCACCCACGGCTCCGGCGACGCCAACGGCGGCCTGGCCACCTCCGTCTCCGGCATCGACCTGGTCACCGCCGACGGCGGCATCCACACCATGAGCCGGGCCGCCGACGGCGACACCTTCGACGGCGCCGTCGTCGCGCTCGGCGCCCTCGGCATCGTCACCCACCTCACCCTGGACCTGCGGCCCGCCTTCGAGATCCGCCAGCGGGTCCTCACCGGCCTCGAACTCGCCGACGCCACCGCGAACTTCGACGCGATCACCTCCGCCGCGTACAGCGTCAGCCTCTTCACCGACTGGCGCGGCCCGCGCTTCACCCAGGTGTGGCTCAAGCAGCTCGCCGACGCCCCCGACGCGGACTTCCCGTGGGCCAAGCCCGCCGACGCCAAGATGCACCCGGTGCCCGGCGTCGACCCCGTCCACTGCACCGACCAGTTCGACGTGCCGGGCCCCTGGCACGAGCGGCTGCCGCACTTCCGGCCCGGCTTCACGCCCAGCAGCGGCGAGGAACTGCAGTCCGAGTACCTGGTGCCGCGCAGCCACGCGGTCGCCGCGCTGACCGCGCTCGGCGCCCTGCGCGAGACCATCGCCCCCGTCCTGCAGGTCTGCGAGATCCGCACGGTCGCCGCCGACCGGCTCTGGCTCAGCCCCGCCTACGGCCGCGACACCGTCGCCCTGCACTTCACCTGGATCAAGGACACCGCCCGCGTCCTGCCGGTCCTCGCCGCCATCGAAGGCGCACTGGCCCCCTACGAGCCCCGCCCGCACTGGGGCAAGGTCTTCACCACCGCCCCCGCCGAGGTCCGCGCCCGCTACCCCCGCATGGCCGACTTCCGGTCCCTGGCCGCCGCCACCGACCCGGCCCACACCTTCTCCAACGCTTTCCTCGACCGGATGCTCCACGCATGA
- a CDS encoding Lrp/AsnC family transcriptional regulator: MEELDRQIVELLMADGRMSYTDLGKATGLSTSAVHQRVRRLEQRGVIRGYAAIVDAEAVGLSLTAFISVKPFDPSAPDDIPERLAEVPEIEACHSVAGDENYILKVRVSTPSELEHLLARLRTLAGVSTRTTVVLSTPYESRPPRL; the protein is encoded by the coding sequence GTGGAAGAGCTGGATCGTCAGATCGTGGAGCTGCTCATGGCCGACGGGCGCATGAGCTACACGGACCTGGGCAAGGCCACGGGCCTTTCCACCTCCGCGGTCCACCAGCGGGTCCGCCGGCTCGAACAGCGCGGCGTCATCCGCGGTTACGCCGCGATCGTCGACGCCGAGGCCGTCGGGCTCTCGCTGACCGCCTTCATCTCCGTCAAGCCGTTCGACCCGAGCGCGCCGGACGACATCCCCGAGCGGCTCGCCGAGGTCCCCGAGATCGAGGCGTGTCACTCCGTGGCGGGGGACGAGAACTACATCCTGAAGGTGCGGGTCTCGACGCCGAGCGAGCTCGAACACCTCCTCGCTCGGCTCAGGACCCTCGCGGGTGTCTCCACCCGCACCACGGTCGTCCTCTCGACGCCCTACGAGTCCCGTCCTCCCCGCCTCTAG
- a CDS encoding amidohydrolase family protein, translating to MLRAGFVYTPSDPFATAMVVDGDTVAWVGEEAAADSFADGVDEVVDLDGALVAPAFTDAHVHTTATGLALTGPDLAGAANLAEALERTAAYAASHPADRVLLGHGWDESRWPERRAPTRAELDRATGGRPLYLSRTDVHSAAVSSGLAALVPGLAGLAGHDPRAPLTRDAHHAVRRAAYAAVTPAQREAAQRAALRHAAAQGIGSVHECAGPDISSQDDLTGLLALAAAGDGPRVLGYWAEPVREAADLDRVRDLGAVGAAGDLFVDGSLGSHTACLHAPYADDAAVTGVSYLDGETIARHLLLCTRAGVQAGFHAIGDAAVDAVVAGVRAAAEAVGLDRVRALRHRVEHAEMLTGAAVAAFAEFGLVASVQPAFDAAWGGPDGMYAARLGAERAAELNPYAALTRAGVPLALGSDSPVTPLDPWGAVRAAAFHRTPAHRISARAAFTAHTRGGWRAVGRDDAGVLVPGAPADYAVWRVGDLVVQAPDERVANWSTDPRSGTPGLPDLTPGGELPVALRTVVGGRTVHARPNG from the coding sequence ATGCTGCGTGCCGGCTTCGTGTACACCCCCAGCGACCCGTTCGCGACAGCGATGGTCGTGGACGGCGACACCGTCGCGTGGGTCGGCGAAGAGGCCGCCGCCGACTCCTTCGCCGACGGCGTGGACGAGGTCGTCGACCTCGACGGAGCCCTGGTCGCACCGGCGTTCACGGACGCCCACGTGCACACCACCGCCACCGGGCTCGCCCTGACCGGCCCGGACCTGGCCGGCGCCGCGAACCTGGCGGAGGCACTGGAGAGGACCGCGGCCTATGCCGCCTCGCACCCCGCCGACCGCGTACTGCTCGGGCACGGGTGGGACGAGAGCCGCTGGCCGGAGCGGCGGGCGCCGACGCGGGCGGAGCTGGACCGGGCGACGGGCGGCCGCCCGCTGTACCTGTCGCGTACCGACGTGCACAGCGCGGCCGTCAGCAGCGGTCTGGCCGCCCTCGTACCCGGCCTGGCGGGGCTGGCCGGGCACGACCCGCGGGCGCCGCTGACGCGGGACGCGCACCATGCCGTGCGGCGGGCCGCCTACGCCGCCGTGACGCCCGCCCAGCGGGAGGCTGCCCAGCGGGCCGCGCTGCGGCACGCGGCCGCGCAGGGCATCGGCTCGGTGCACGAGTGCGCGGGCCCCGACATCTCCTCGCAGGACGACCTGACAGGCCTGCTGGCGCTGGCGGCGGCCGGCGACGGGCCGCGGGTGCTCGGCTACTGGGCCGAGCCGGTCCGCGAGGCCGCGGACCTGGACCGTGTCCGCGACCTCGGCGCGGTCGGCGCCGCGGGCGACCTGTTCGTGGACGGCTCGCTCGGCTCGCACACCGCGTGCCTGCACGCGCCCTACGCCGACGACGCCGCCGTCACTGGCGTCTCCTACCTGGACGGCGAGACCATCGCCCGCCACCTGCTGCTGTGCACGCGGGCCGGCGTGCAGGCCGGTTTCCACGCCATCGGGGACGCGGCCGTCGACGCCGTCGTGGCGGGGGTGCGGGCCGCCGCCGAGGCGGTGGGCCTGGACCGGGTGCGGGCGCTGCGGCACCGCGTCGAGCACGCCGAGATGCTGACCGGCGCCGCCGTCGCGGCCTTCGCCGAATTCGGCCTGGTCGCCTCCGTGCAGCCCGCCTTCGATGCCGCCTGGGGCGGCCCGGACGGGATGTACGCGGCCAGGCTCGGCGCCGAGCGGGCCGCGGAGCTCAACCCGTACGCGGCACTGACCCGCGCGGGTGTGCCGCTCGCGCTCGGCTCTGACAGCCCGGTCACCCCGCTCGACCCGTGGGGAGCGGTGCGGGCCGCCGCCTTCCACCGGACACCCGCGCACCGGATCTCCGCCCGCGCCGCCTTCACCGCGCACACCAGGGGCGGCTGGCGCGCGGTCGGCCGGGACGACGCGGGCGTCCTGGTGCCCGGCGCCCCGGCGGACTACGCGGTCTGGCGCGTCGGCGACCTGGTCGTCCAGGCCCCCGACGAGCGCGTCGCCAACTGGTCGACCGACCCGCGCTCCGGCACTCCCGGCCTGCCCGATCTGACTCCGGGCGGTGAGCTTCCGGTCGCGCTGCGTACGGTCGTCGGCGGCCGTACGGTCCACGCGCGGCCGAACGGGTGA
- the lnt gene encoding apolipoprotein N-acyltransferase — protein MDAPEPAARRASRRGRFAALARRSAPSSAVAAASGLALAAAFPPYDLWPLSLVAVAALSLLTRGRTVRQGVWLGFAFGWPFFIWLLQWLHTVGWDAVVGLAAIEAGFLAVLGGCLVLAQRLPGWPLWAACLWVTEELARDRLPFGGFPWGRLAFANTGSPYTPLAALGGAPLVTFAVALSGTLLAAAAAAAVRLHRTRAWSPRAVLPATGALVLSAAVLLAGLLVPVPTNADDHVRIAVVQGNVQQPGLHFLGRPMMILDNHVKATLKLAADIKAARVPKPDLVLWPENSSDLDPFSNPAAYDKITEAVQAVGVPVLVGVLVDGPDVDHVQNEGIVWDPVKGPGAHYTKQHPVPFGEYVPFRKELTKVISRLDEIPRDFYPGRTTGVLQIGPARLGDVICFEVAYDSIVRDTVNAGARAIVVQTNNATYGRTGQPEQQLAMSRLRAIEHGRAVVTAATSGISAIVGPDGKIEQRSREFTQQVLNADIPLRDGTTVADRVGAAPEWTLAMVGLLSCAVAIALGRRDRTRTTKGQEQQ, from the coding sequence CTGGACGCACCGGAGCCGGCGGCGCGACGCGCCTCGCGGCGCGGGCGGTTCGCCGCACTCGCCCGCAGGTCCGCGCCCAGCAGCGCGGTCGCCGCGGCGAGCGGCCTGGCACTGGCCGCCGCCTTCCCGCCCTACGACCTGTGGCCGCTGTCGCTGGTCGCGGTCGCCGCGCTGTCGCTGCTGACGCGCGGCAGGACCGTACGCCAGGGCGTCTGGCTCGGCTTCGCCTTCGGCTGGCCCTTCTTCATCTGGCTGCTCCAGTGGCTGCACACCGTCGGCTGGGACGCCGTGGTGGGCCTGGCCGCGATCGAGGCGGGCTTCCTCGCGGTGCTGGGCGGCTGCCTGGTGCTGGCCCAGCGGCTGCCCGGGTGGCCGCTGTGGGCCGCGTGCCTGTGGGTGACCGAGGAACTGGCCAGGGACCGGCTGCCCTTCGGCGGCTTCCCCTGGGGGCGGCTCGCCTTCGCCAACACCGGTTCTCCTTACACCCCGCTGGCCGCGCTCGGCGGCGCCCCGCTGGTGACCTTCGCGGTGGCGCTCAGCGGCACCCTGCTGGCCGCGGCGGCAGCGGCGGCCGTACGCCTCCACCGCACCCGGGCATGGAGCCCGCGGGCCGTGCTGCCCGCCACGGGGGCCCTGGTGCTGTCCGCGGCCGTGCTGCTGGCCGGCCTGCTCGTACCGGTTCCGACGAACGCCGACGACCACGTGCGGATCGCCGTCGTGCAGGGCAACGTCCAGCAGCCGGGGCTGCACTTCCTCGGCCGCCCGATGATGATCCTGGACAACCACGTCAAGGCCACCCTCAAGCTCGCCGCCGACATCAAGGCGGCCCGGGTGCCCAAGCCCGACCTGGTGCTGTGGCCGGAGAACTCCTCCGACCTCGACCCGTTCTCGAACCCGGCCGCCTACGACAAGATCACCGAGGCCGTGCAGGCGGTCGGCGTACCGGTGCTGGTGGGCGTCCTGGTGGACGGCCCGGACGTCGACCACGTGCAGAACGAGGGCATCGTCTGGGACCCGGTCAAGGGTCCGGGCGCGCACTACACCAAGCAGCACCCGGTGCCCTTCGGCGAATACGTGCCCTTCCGCAAGGAACTGACCAAGGTCATCAGCCGGCTGGACGAGATCCCCCGCGACTTCTACCCCGGCAGGACCACCGGTGTGCTGCAGATCGGCCCGGCGCGGCTCGGCGACGTGATCTGCTTCGAGGTCGCCTACGACAGCATCGTGCGCGACACCGTCAACGCCGGGGCGCGCGCCATCGTCGTCCAGACGAACAACGCCACCTACGGCAGGACCGGGCAGCCCGAGCAGCAGCTCGCCATGTCCAGGCTGCGCGCGATCGAGCACGGGCGGGCCGTCGTCACCGCCGCGACCAGCGGGATCAGTGCGATCGTCGGCCCTGATGGCAAGATCGAACAGCGCAGCAGGGAATTCACCCAGCAGGTGCTGAACGCCGACATCCCGCTGCGCGACGGCACGACGGTCGCCGATCGCGTCGGTGCGGCACCCGAGTGGACCCTCGCTATGGTGGGGCTTCTGTCCTGTGCGGTCGCCATCGCACTCGGCAGGCGGGACCGTACCCGCACCACGAAAGGACAAGAACAGCAGTGA
- a CDS encoding polyprenol monophosphomannose synthase, which yields MNDGEQRSFGPLGRVLVIIPTYNEAENVVPIVRRVRAAVPDADVLVADDNSPDGTGKLADDLAADDPSVRVLHRKGKEGLGAAYLAGFRWGIDNGYDVLVEMDADGSHQPEELPRLLTALKNADLVLGSRWIPGGRVVNWPKSREFISRGGSTYSRLMLGVTIRDVTGGYRAFRKETLLGLGMDDVASAGYCFQVDLAWRAVKAGFHVVEVPITFVERERGDSKMSRNIVAEALLRVTAWGITSRAGRITGGRPAVAREGGADSDAEGDREADRQARPHAGAQPDADSGTAVTAEAGQPSPS from the coding sequence GTGAACGACGGCGAGCAGCGGAGCTTCGGGCCGCTCGGCAGGGTCCTGGTCATCATCCCGACCTACAACGAGGCCGAGAACGTGGTGCCGATCGTGCGGCGGGTACGGGCCGCGGTCCCGGACGCCGACGTCCTGGTCGCCGATGACAACAGCCCCGACGGCACCGGCAAGCTGGCCGACGACCTCGCAGCCGACGACCCGTCGGTGCGGGTCCTGCACCGCAAGGGCAAGGAAGGGCTCGGCGCCGCCTACCTGGCCGGCTTCCGCTGGGGCATCGACAACGGCTACGACGTCCTGGTCGAGATGGACGCCGACGGCTCGCACCAGCCCGAGGAGCTGCCCCGGCTGCTGACCGCCCTCAAGAACGCCGACCTGGTGCTCGGCTCGCGCTGGATTCCCGGCGGCCGGGTGGTGAACTGGCCCAAGAGCCGCGAGTTCATCTCCCGCGGCGGCAGCACGTACTCCCGGCTGATGCTCGGCGTGACCATCCGTGACGTCACCGGCGGCTACCGGGCCTTCCGCAAGGAGACGCTGCTCGGCCTCGGCATGGACGACGTCGCCTCCGCCGGCTACTGCTTCCAGGTCGACCTGGCCTGGCGCGCGGTCAAGGCCGGCTTCCACGTGGTCGAGGTGCCGATCACCTTCGTGGAGCGGGAGCGCGGCGACAGCAAGATGAGCCGCAACATCGTCGCCGAGGCCCTGCTGCGGGTCACCGCCTGGGGCATCACCTCCCGGGCCGGCCGGATCACCGGCGGCAGGCCGGCCGTCGCCCGCGAGGGCGGGGCCGACTCCGACGCGGAGGGCGACCGCGAGGCCGATCGGCAGGCCCGCCCGCATGCCGGCGCCCAGCCCGACGCCGACTCCGGCACGGCGGTCACCGCGGAAGCCGGGCAGCCGTCCCCGTCCTAG